From the Psychrobacillus sp. FSL K6-4046 genome, one window contains:
- the nrdR gene encoding transcriptional regulator NrdR has protein sequence MKCPACQFNGTKVVDSRPIDDNKAIRRRRECEDCGFRFTTFEKVEETPLIVVKKDGSREEFSREKILRGLIRACEKRPVALDQLEEVVFYIEKELRRTGNSEVKSEEVGEKVMDKLAEIDEVAYVRFASVYRQFKDINVFIDELKEILKKNPSL, from the coding sequence ATGAAATGCCCAGCATGCCAATTTAATGGCACTAAAGTGGTCGATTCCAGACCGATAGATGATAATAAGGCAATTAGAAGAAGGAGAGAGTGTGAGGATTGTGGGTTTCGCTTCACGACCTTTGAAAAGGTAGAGGAAACTCCTTTAATTGTCGTAAAGAAAGATGGATCTCGTGAAGAATTCAGCCGAGAGAAAATATTGCGAGGGCTAATACGTGCATGTGAGAAGAGACCTGTTGCACTTGACCAATTAGAGGAAGTTGTGTTTTATATTGAAAAGGAACTAAGAAGAACAGGTAACTCTGAAGTTAAATCAGAGGAAGTTGGCGAAAAGGTCATGGACAAGCTTGCTGAGATTGATGAGGTTGCCTATGTAAGATTTGCTTCCGTATATCGCCAGTTTAAAGACATAAATGTTTTCATTGATGAGTTAAAGGAAATCTTAAAAAAGAATCCTTCATTATAA